CGTAGCTGCCCGGTGCGTCCTCGATCGGCTTCAGCTTGCCGTCGCCGGGCGTGCGCGCGGGCACCTTGGCGCCGGACTTCTTGCCGACCCAGTCCGCCCATTCCGGCCACCAGGAGCCATCCTTCTGGGTGGCGTTCTTGAGCCAGGTGTCGGGGTCCTTGGCCGTGGTGCGGCTGCTGGTCCAGTAGCAGTACTTGTTGGCCGCGGGCGGGTTCACCACGCCCGCGATGTGGCCGGAGGCCGCCAGCACGAACTTCTTGGGACCGGAGACCATCTGGGTCAGCGCATAGGTCGAGGTCCAGGGCGCGATGTGATCCTCGCGCGCGGAGACCATGAAGATCGGCGTCTTGATCTTGCGCAGGTCCACGGGCGTATCCAGAAGCGTGATGCCGCCCGGCTCGCGCAGCTTGTTCTCAAGGTACATGTTGCGCAGATAGAAGGAGTGCATCACCGCCGGCATGCGCGTGGAATCGGAGTTCCAATAGAGCAGGTCGAAGGGGAAGGGGTCCTTGCCCAGCAGGTAGTTGTTGACCACGAAGGACCAGATCAGGTCGTTGGCGCGCAGCATGTTGAAGGTGGTCGCCATCTCGGCGCCTTCGAGGTAGCCCTTCTTGTTCATGGTCTCTTCGAGGGCCGAGAGCTGCTCCTCGTCGATGAAGACGCCGAGCTCGCCGGGCTCTTCGAAATCGGTCAGGGTGGTGAAGAAGGTCGCGGAGTTGACGCGGTCGTCGCCCTTCTCGGACATCACGGCCAGGGTCGAGGCCAGGAGCGTGCCGCCCAGGCAATAGCCGATGACGTTGGGGTCCTTCTCGCCGGTCGCCTGCTCCACGGCTTCCAGCGCCGCCAGCGGCCCTTCGACCATGTAGTCCTCGAAGGACTTGCGGGCCAGCTTCTCGTCCGGATTCGCCCAGGAGATCATGAAGACGGTGAAACCCTGCTCGACCGCCCACTTCACGAAGGAGTTCTTCTCCCGCAGATCGAGGATGTAGAACTTGTTGATCCAGGGCGGGATGATCAGCAGCGGGCGCTTATAGACCTGCTCGGTCTGTGGCGCGTACTGGATCAGCTGCATCAGGTCGTTCTGGAAGATCACCTTGCCGGGCGTGATCGCGATGTTCTCGCCGAGCTGGAAGGCCGTATCGTCGACCATCCGGATCTTCAGGTTGCCCTTGCCCTTCTCCATGTCCTCAAGAAGGTTCTGCAGGCCCTTGACCAGGTTCTCTCCGCCGCTTTCCACCGTGGTGCGCAGCACTTCGGGGTTGGTCATCACGAAGTTGGAGGGCGCCATGGCGTCGACGAACTGGCGCGTATAGAAATCCACCTTCTGGGCGGTCTTGTCGTCCAGGCCCTCGACGTCGCGCACGGTGTTCTGCATGTAGCGCGCGGAGAGCAGGTAGGACTGCTTGATGAAGTCGAAGAGCTCGTGCTCCTCCCAAGCCGGGTCCTTGAAGCGGCGGTCGTCGCGCGCGGGCTCGGCCACGGACTCGGCCTCGCCGCCCAGCATGCGCTGCGTGGTGGCCTGCCAGAGGCGCATGTAGTCCTGCCAGAGGCCCATCTGCGCCTGTATCAGCTTGGAGGGGTCGCGCATCATGCGCGTGGTCATCTCGAAGAAGGCGCCGCCGATGTTCAGCGGGTCGAGCGACTGGCTGCCGGAGCCGCCTTCGCTCTGCTGGCGGGAAAGGAAGTCGCTGACCAGCCGCTGGCTCTGTTCGGCGATACCGGCCATGGTCTTGGAGAACTCGACCGGGTCGGGAAACTGCACGTCGGGCGATTGGTCCTGCTGTTTGTCTGCCATCTTTCCTTCCTTGGGTCCCTCTTTACAGGTCCTTCTTTTCCGCGGGCCCGCGCGCTGGGCGCAGCGGGTCGCCGCTGTATCGGACCTTGGTATTCCGGTTACATGGTCGCTGTGATATTGCACTGCAACAGATTGGCGCCTTGTCTAACGAAAATTCCCTGCTTTGGCTAGGGAAAACCAGTCTTTGGGCCTGTTGGCGCCCGCCCGCCGCCCGCCCGCCACCGGTCCCGCGCATGCTGTTGCGCGGGGGATGGGCCGCACCTATGCTGAGAACCCGAATCGACGGCTGGAAAGAGAACGGCTTGCTTGGGATGCAGATAGAGAAACGATCGGGCCTGACCGCG
The nucleotide sequence above comes from Limibacillus sp.. Encoded proteins:
- the phaC gene encoding class I poly(R)-hydroxyalkanoic acid synthase — protein: MADKQQDQSPDVQFPDPVEFSKTMAGIAEQSQRLVSDFLSRQQSEGGSGSQSLDPLNIGGAFFEMTTRMMRDPSKLIQAQMGLWQDYMRLWQATTQRMLGGEAESVAEPARDDRRFKDPAWEEHELFDFIKQSYLLSARYMQNTVRDVEGLDDKTAQKVDFYTRQFVDAMAPSNFVMTNPEVLRTTVESGGENLVKGLQNLLEDMEKGKGNLKIRMVDDTAFQLGENIAITPGKVIFQNDLMQLIQYAPQTEQVYKRPLLIIPPWINKFYILDLREKNSFVKWAVEQGFTVFMISWANPDEKLARKSFEDYMVEGPLAALEAVEQATGEKDPNVIGYCLGGTLLASTLAVMSEKGDDRVNSATFFTTLTDFEEPGELGVFIDEEQLSALEETMNKKGYLEGAEMATTFNMLRANDLIWSFVVNNYLLGKDPFPFDLLYWNSDSTRMPAVMHSFYLRNMYLENKLREPGGITLLDTPVDLRKIKTPIFMVSAREDHIAPWTSTYALTQMVSGPKKFVLAASGHIAGVVNPPAANKYCYWTSSRTTAKDPDTWLKNATQKDGSWWPEWADWVGKKSGAKVPARTPGDGKLKPIEDAPGSYVKVKAQD